One window of Oreochromis niloticus isolate F11D_XX linkage group LG23, O_niloticus_UMD_NMBU, whole genome shotgun sequence genomic DNA carries:
- the borcs8 gene encoding BLOC-1-related complex subunit 8 isoform X2 — MEDQEMQLKVRRVTDKFTESMYVLANEPSVALYRLQEHVRRSLPELVQHKTDMQSWEEQSQGAIYTVEYACSAVKSMNNSSLYFKNIDSLLRQATSMKEQINNSQGRR, encoded by the exons ATGGAGGACCAGGAGATGCAACTGAAAGTCAGAAggg TGACTGACAAGTTCACGGAGAGCATGTACGTCCTGGCTAACGAGCCGTCGGTGGCTCTCTACAGGCTGCAGGAGCACGTCAGGAGGTCGCTGCCAGAACTAGTCCAGCACAAG ACAGATATGCAGAGCTGGGAGGAACAAAGTCAAGGAGCCATCTACACTGTAGAGTACGCATGCAG TGCCGTGAAGAGCATGAACAACAGCAGCTTATATTTCAAAAACATTGACAGTCTTCTCCGTCAAGCCACCAGCATGAAGGAACAGATTAATAATTCTCAAGGGCGCAGGTAG
- the borcs8 gene encoding BLOC-1-related complex subunit 8 isoform X1, translating into MEDQEMQLKVRRVTDKFTESMYVLANEPSVALYRLQEHVRRSLPELVQHKTDMQSWEEQSQGAIYTVEYACSAVKSMNNSSLYFKNIDSLLRQATSMKEQINNSQGRSLNDVSPCPSPIVTAPHAPSTSS; encoded by the exons ATGGAGGACCAGGAGATGCAACTGAAAGTCAGAAggg TGACTGACAAGTTCACGGAGAGCATGTACGTCCTGGCTAACGAGCCGTCGGTGGCTCTCTACAGGCTGCAGGAGCACGTCAGGAGGTCGCTGCCAGAACTAGTCCAGCACAAG ACAGATATGCAGAGCTGGGAGGAACAAAGTCAAGGAGCCATCTACACTGTAGAGTACGCATGCAG TGCCGTGAAGAGCATGAACAACAGCAGCTTATATTTCAAAAACATTGACAGTCTTCTCCGTCAAGCCACCAGCATGAAGGAACAGATTAATAATTCTCAAGGGCGCAG CTTAAATGATGTGAGTCCCTGTCCCAGCCCCATTGTCACTGCTCCACATGCCCCATCCACTTCCTCATGA